In Erpetoichthys calabaricus chromosome 2, fErpCal1.3, whole genome shotgun sequence, a genomic segment contains:
- the rag2 gene encoding V(D)J recombination-activating protein 2 yields MSLHLVSSVSNANLLHSGFSLLRIDGDVFLFGQKGWPKRSCPTGVFSIHFKNGELKLRPISFSNGSCYLPPLRYPAITQMEPESSKKEKYLIHGGRTPNNELSSRLYIISQESRGCNKKVILQCIEKELVGEVPESRYGHTVNIVHSHGKTACLLFGGRSYVPPGQRTTENWNSIVDCPPLVFLIDLEFGCCSSYTLPQLTDGQSFHVSLSRKDCVYVLGGHTLASDSRPPRLFKLRVELLLGRPVISCEVLTGGISLSSAIVTQVGPESEFVIMGGYESDSKKRLECNTVILDESGIHLTSRESPDWTSEIRQSKTWFGGSMAEGSVILGVPAEGRQLLSESNYFYLVKFRQEEDPLQNCSQESTDQEQEDTAQLEDSEELYFSREPHEIEDNGVDDDTYNEDDEEDESQTGYWIKCCLGCEIDVNTWVPYYSTELNKPAMIFCSSGEGGHWVHAQCMDLSEIVLVRLSQENTKYFCMDHMDIVKGLQTPPRKLPPLKSPLMKMKNRKVPIKMKMTPTKKSFLRRLFD; encoded by the coding sequence ATGTCTCTACATTTGGTATCCTCTGTCAGCAACGCCAACCTCCTCCATTCTGGATTCTCTCTACTGAGAATCGACGGTGATGTGTTTTTGTTTGGCCAGAAAGGATGGCCTAAGCGATCCTGTCCCACTGGAGTCTTCAgcatccattttaaaaatggagaGCTGAAATTGCGCCCCATTTCCTTTTCAAATGGGTCCTGTTATCTGCCTCCACTAAGATACCCAGCCATAACTCAAATGGAACCCGAGTCtagcaagaaagaaaaatatctcATTCATGGTGGTAGGACGCCCAACAATGAGCTCTCTAGTCGTCTATACATCATCTCTCAAGAGAGCAGAGGTTGTAACAAGAAGGTGATACTCCAGTGCATCGAaaaagagttggtgggcgaggtTCCAGAATCTCGTTATGGTCACACAGTCAATATTGTGCACAGTCATGGGAAAACAGCTTGTTTGCTTTTCGGTGGGCGATCATACGTCCCTCCAGGACAAAGGACAACTGAAAACTGGAACAGCATTGTAGACTGTCCTCCTTTAGTCTTTCTAATCGACTTAGAATTTGGTTGCTGCAGCTCGTATACCTTGCCTCAGCTAACCGATGGTCAGTCATTTCATGTCTCCCTGTCTAGGAAAGACTGCGTATATGTTCTTGGTGGTCATACGCTAGCAAGCGACTCTCGACCTCCCAGGCTTTTCAAGTTGCGTGTTGAACTCCTTCTGGGGAGACCAGTCATCAGCTGCGAGGTTCTCACTGGTGGCATCTCACTCTCCAGTGCCATTGTGACTCAAGTGGGCCCAGAATCTGAATTTGTCATCATGGGTGGGTATGAATCCGACAGTAAGAAGCGTCTGGAATGCAACACGGTCATTCTGGACGAGAGTGGAATACACCTCACTTCGAGAGAATCGCCGGATTGGACCAGTGAGATACGGCAGAGCAAGACTTGGTTTGGGGGAAGTATGGCGGAAGGCTCAGTAATCTTGGGCGTCCCCGCTGAAGGAAGACAACTTTTATCTGAATCAAACTATTTTTATTTGGTCAAATTCCGCCAAGAAGAAGATCCCTTGCAGAACTGTAGTCAAGAATCCACCGACCAAGAGCAAGAAGACACAGCTCAGTTAGAAGACTCTGAGGAGTTGTATTTCAGCCGGGAACCTCATGAAATCGAAGACAATGGCGTGGATGATGACACCTACAATGAGGACGATGAGGAAGACGAGTCTCAGACAGGGTATTGGATCAAGTGTTGTCTGGGGTGTGAGATTGATGTAAACACCTGGGTTCCTTACTATTCCACTGAGTTGAACAAGCCTGCCATGATTTTTTGCTCCAGTGGTGAAGGAGGCCATTGGGTTCACGCCCAGTGTATGGATCTGTCAGAAATTGTGCTTGTCCGCCTTTCTCAGGAGAATACCAAGTACTTTTGTATGGATCACATGGACATTGTCAAAGGGCTACAGACACCACCACGGAAGCTGCCACCACTAAAATCTCCACTCATGAAGATGAAGAATCGAAAAGTGCCTATTAAAATGAAGATGACACCAACAAAGAAGTCCTTTCTCAGAAGACTATTTGATTGA